The Pelagovum sp. HNIBRBA483 sequence GGGCACAGACAGCCCGGGCGCTGCGATGATGGAAGAGGTTGGTGCGAAGTACGATTTCCAGGGTACGGCACCGTTTGCACCTGAGAGCTATGACGCAGCTGCGCTGATCATGCTCGCCATGCAGGCAACCGGCTCCACCGACCCGATGGTCTACAAGGATGCGGTGATGGATGTTGCCAACGCTCCGGGTGAAGTGATCTATCCGGGTGAACTGGCCAAGGCACTGCAAATCCTCGCCGATGGCGGCGAAGTGGATTATCAGGGCGGCTCGGCTGTTGAGCTGATCGGTGGCGGCGAGAGCGCCGGTAACTACCGCCAGATCGAAGTGATCGACGGCGTTATCACAACTGTTCAGTTCCGCTGATCGTGCACCATTAACGACAGAACGGCGCGGGGGGCCCCCCGCGCCGTTTGCATAACCGATGACTGCCTATTGGGGCAAAACTGGGGGCAAACGCGATGATCGTCGTCGAGGATCTTCACAAGCATTTTGGCGGCTTTCATGCCGTGGACGGGGCGACCCTGAAGATCAATCCAGGCTCCATTACCGGCCTGATCGGACCAAACGGTGCCGGAAAAACAACTCTTTTCAATGTGATCGCTGGCGTTCTTAAACCAACGAGCGGGCGTGTCACGATGGCAGGTGAGGATATCACCGGCCTGCCGCCCCATGAGCTGTTTCATAAAGGATTGCTGCGGACCTTCCAGATCGCGCATGAGTTCCATTCGATGAGCTGCCGCGAAAATCTGATGATGGTGCCGAGCGGCCAATCGGGCGAACAGCTCTGGAATACTTGGTTTGGCCGCAAGCGCATCGCCGATGAAGAGCGCGCGTTGCGGGCGAAAGCCGATGAAGTGCTGGAATTCCTGACCATCGAGCACCTTGCCGATCACAAGGCGGGGCAAGTCTCTGGCGGGCAAAAGAAGCTCCTCGAATTGGGACGCACGATGATGGTGGATGCCAAGATCGTGTTCCTTGACGAAGTGGGTGCGGGCGTGAACCGGACGCTGTTGAACACAATCGGCGATGCGATTGTGCGCCTGAACAAAGAACGCGATTACACCTTCGTCGTGATTGAACACGACATGGATTTCATCGGGCGGATTTGTGATCCGGTGATTTGTATGGCCGAGGGCAAGGTGCTCGCAGAAGGAACGCTCGATGAGATCAAAGCCAACGAGCATGTGATCGAGGCCTATTTGGGCACAGGGCTCAAGAACAAGGATAAGGTGGGGGCATGAGCGAACCGTTTCTCATCGGCGACAGCATGACCGGCGGCTATGGAAAAGGGCCGGACATTCTGCATGACTGTACGATTGCCGTGAACCCCGGCGAGATTGCCGTGATCGTTGGCCCGAACGGCGCCGGAAAATCGACCGCGATGAAGGCGGTTTTCGGGATGCTGGATGTGCGTTCCGGCGCAGTTCGGCTCGGTGGTGAGGACATCACCAAGCTGACGCCGCAGGAGCGCGTGGTGAAGGGGATGGGCTTTGTGCCGCAGACCTCGAATATCTTCACCTCGATGACGGTGGAAGAGAACCTCGAGATGGGTGCGTTCATCCGGCGGGATGACTTCCGCGACACGATGGAGCAGGTCTATTCGCTCTTTCCCATCCTCAAGGAAAAGCGCAACCAAGCGGCGGGCGAACTTTCAGGCGGGCAGCGCCAACAGGTCGCCGTTGGCCGCGCCTTGATGACCCAACCGAAGGTGCTGATGCTGGACGAACCGACCGCGGGTGTGAGCCCGATTGTCATGGACGAGTTGTTCGACCGGATCATCGAAGTGGCCCGCACGGGCATTCCGATCCTGATGGTCGAACAGAATGCACGGCAGGCGCTGGAAATCGCGGATCGCGGCTATGTTCTGGTGCAAGGTCGCAATGCACATACGGGCACTGGCAAGGAGCTTCTTGCCGATCCCGAAGTGCGCCAGAGCTTTTTGGGAGGATAAGGGATGATCGACTTCCTGAACGGGCTGGTGGCCCTGACCAATTTTGTGATCATTCCGGCCACGGCCTATGGCGCGCAGCTGGCGATCGGCGCGTTGGGCGTGACGATGATCTACGGCATCCTGCGGTTTTCGAACTTTGCGCATGGCGACACGATGGCCTTTGGAACGATGGCGACGATCCTCGTGACGTGGTGGTTTCAATCGATGGGGCTTAGCTTGGGGTTCTTGCCGACAGC is a genomic window containing:
- a CDS encoding ABC transporter ATP-binding protein; the protein is MIVVEDLHKHFGGFHAVDGATLKINPGSITGLIGPNGAGKTTLFNVIAGVLKPTSGRVTMAGEDITGLPPHELFHKGLLRTFQIAHEFHSMSCRENLMMVPSGQSGEQLWNTWFGRKRIADEERALRAKADEVLEFLTIEHLADHKAGQVSGGQKKLLELGRTMMVDAKIVFLDEVGAGVNRTLLNTIGDAIVRLNKERDYTFVVIEHDMDFIGRICDPVICMAEGKVLAEGTLDEIKANEHVIEAYLGTGLKNKDKVGA
- a CDS encoding ABC transporter ATP-binding protein, which produces MSEPFLIGDSMTGGYGKGPDILHDCTIAVNPGEIAVIVGPNGAGKSTAMKAVFGMLDVRSGAVRLGGEDITKLTPQERVVKGMGFVPQTSNIFTSMTVEENLEMGAFIRRDDFRDTMEQVYSLFPILKEKRNQAAGELSGGQRQQVAVGRALMTQPKVLMLDEPTAGVSPIVMDELFDRIIEVARTGIPILMVEQNARQALEIADRGYVLVQGRNAHTGTGKELLADPEVRQSFLGG